Within Calonectris borealis chromosome Z, bCalBor7.hap1.2, whole genome shotgun sequence, the genomic segment GCTGCAAAGAGAAACCACCTCCCCCACCAGAATTCCTGGCAGCAGGGACTGATGTGCTGTGACACCCAAACAAAATCAGTTTTCCCTCAGTGAACTCTCGCATTGGTATTCTCATGGTTTTACCTGAACTGTGTAAACGGTTACTTTCACAGGCAAGTCCTTGGACATACTACATAGTATTTTAATTACGTAGGCCTATAAAACTTATGATGTATTTACTGGAGATTTAGTTAATTAAGACTTCGCCATGGCCAGAAGCCACTAGGGATTTACCTGTGTGTTTTACCTGCAGAAAAATGTGAGACAAAGAGGAAGCACTGAATGTGCTGAATGATCTTCTCACTCATAAACCATACACAAGTATACTTAATATTTACATTATTCTCTTGGTGTTTTTAACTTACAGCTCTCTGTCTTCCTACGTCCTTTTGAGATCTGGTAAACAGAAGAAAGTTTGATTTTCCAGTCAGCTTTCCAGAAACCCTCACTGAAACCAGAAGGTTTTTTAGCGTGAAGTCATTTCAGGCAGCTGGGTGGCCCAAACTCACCACCACTTTCCTCCTTACTGAAATTCCATTTACAGGGATCCATGAAAGAGACCCAATGATTAAGATCTACCTCTCTCCTGTAAGCCAGACCCAGTTTCCCACAAAAGGTACAAACACTGCCAGATGGTTACAGACCAAGGGTAGGAAAATAGTCCAAGTCAAAACATCTAGTCTCACTTGTTATCTTACATACTTCATATTCAACAAagacttaaaacaaaaagaaagcaagcaaacactGAATTCTTGCATGAATTTTGTTCAACATTTTCCCATGTTTATTTGCCTTTAAAATCTGAATTATAAATTCGAGTTTACTTTCTCAAGGACCTTTCAAACTTGGGAAGGTCAAAGTTTGTGTTTCAGCTGTTTGATAAATTTGTAATCATGTAATGTGACAAggttcaaagaaataatttacatggTACTTGTCGATTATATAAAACTTTAACTGGATGGTACTAAGGGCTCACTCCAGGAAACTCCTGAGCACTGAATTTCTGGCTTCAGTGAAAGGTGAAAGTGTTCCGCAtctaacaaaaccaaacagtctTTGAACCTCTGTGGCTGAACATCAAGAATCTGTCTTTTCTCCCCGTATAAGCAGTTATGTTTCCCAATGCATGGAGAAGCACTAAAAGGAACCCTATTAAATTCTCCCTAGCTTGGTCCCCCAAAAGCTGATCTTAAGATTTCTTTTCTATCCAAATAAAATCTCATGCCATTGCTCAAGAATGCAGACAAGAGCCAACCAGCCTACTCTCACTCTCAGAGCAAGTCCTTCTGTGTcaaagttttgattttaaagaattaaattaactATATTAAAGAATTCTTCACTTCAAGTAAGCTACAAGGTTTAAAACAACTGACTGGAAATGTGATGCTTTTTGGCAGAACAGTTTAGGCAGGAAGTGTTACACATGACTTAGAGTTGGCCAAAACAATGTAGCTGCTTCACGGTTTTCCATTGACTAGGTTGCATTTGCCATCATTTGCTGCCTGAAGACGCTTAGCTAGTAGCAAAGTTCTCATTAATCCTCCTCTCTGCTCAGAACTGATCTCCTGCTGATGAAGGGCAGGCAAGCTACGAAGCAGGGAACTCCACACGAGGGAAGCGCAAATCGACAAATCAAGTAGCATCTGGGAACAGGTTTTATGCTGGTGCTAGACGGGGATGCCCCAGGAAAGGCAGGGCTGCTGGACCTCCTGCCTGTCCTGGGGCACCGGCGCTCTGCCCTGCGcaggcgggagggcagcccctcGCGCCCGTCCTCGCAGGGGCTGAGGGCTCTGagcccggggccgggaggggagcgTGTTATCTGGTACTTACGCAGAGAGTCCTTTCCCCAAACTGGCTGTAGAAGGTCATCTTTACTTTGTGCTTGTGTCCAGTCCTCTGATCAAAGGTGTTACAGCTGTCGAAGGGTGGGCTGTACAAATGCAGGCTAACGGCAGACTCTGTGTGGCTTATGTTCTCCACACGGTGCAGGCCAATGGAGTCTACACCAGCGAGGGCATGAAATGAGAGGTTGTGTTAGCGGGAAGATTTAATGAGATCTCAGAGGCCTGGAAAAATGCTTTCTAAACCGAAACTCATGAGCAAGCCAGTTAGGCATGCCTGCACTTTTATGGGCAACAAGTAACTCGGTACAAGGAATTTGCTGTTCTGTAGCACAGATTCCTAAATACACTGGTAAATTCAAAGTATGTTATTGCCTTCCACACTTCATGTAACTTCTGGATTATCTGCTACAGGATAAAGGCCAATAGAAATCCGGAGAAACTTAAGGAAGGCCATGCTGTTGGTAATTTTCTATCTATCATTCTCAAAGGACTCCAAGGTTATCTACTTTCCTAAGGGATGCTGTTGTTATAGATGCTCCGGAAGCAAGAAGGTTTGTGTTTCTAAAAATTAGCAAGATATTTTACAGGGAAAAAGTTTTTGTATTGCTAATTCTCAGCCCGGTAACAAGGATATCAGTCACATTAAAGGTCAGCTACATGTATTTGGGGCATGGACTTATGGACAGAGATGCAGTTGTCTTCTGCTGCAGGCATCTGTTTCCTAATTAATCCTTCCAATTTATTAATTTGGAGAACAGGATTTTCATTTGTCTGCTCTTTTGACTAAGGTGGCAAATTAGTAGTGACTGGCATACTTCCAACCTTAACTGAATAGTAAGCGTAACTGAACACGTAATAAAACAAGGCACTGTCTGTTGTATGGTTACTCATGAAGTAATGGCACTTTCTGCGACGATGGAGTAGAAATCAAGCTATTACGTAAAAATGTAAGGTATGAAGAATCACATCCACGAAACAAACCATTTCCATTCTACACTAAAGTGGAGTTTTTGAGTTACTTAAAAGAGACCTTGAATTTAAATTTATGACCTTGCTGTAAAAACAACTGAGGCCTTTGTACTTGAATTAATATGTTATATAATACCTAGGCCCGTATTATGCAACACAGACATGATACTCTGAGAATCATGAGTACAAATCTGATACATTTGAAGTGTAAGCCCTAAGTGTCATTAACATAGTTTATCTAAGTAGAGGACgtaggggaaaaaagtcctaAATCTGTGCTCATCTTATGGGATACTCGAATAAACTCTGTTTAGTGAGTTCTAATCTTAAAAATACAGTACAAGAGCAACCAAGAAGCACCAATAGAAACATGAAGGTCACTCACTATTGAAGTAGTTAGGGCAATAAACACtatcagtgttttctttctaCTTGTTTTACCTGTTTCTTTTAAACCAAAACATCTGTTATGAAACATGGCAGCGATCCAAACTACCTCAGAGAATTGGATACcaaatttgtttaaaacaacCGAGGAAGCTTTGGATCAGATGCACACAGGGTGCAATTGCTTTCATCGGACAGAACCGCCTAGGTAGGAAAACCTGACTGAGTCTGAGAACCCACATCCCTGGCAAACGTGTCAAGCTCCTTCTCGCATTTCCTGTCGTATGGACTTTGTGTTCTCACTTTATGTGGCATACCTTCAACAGAGGGCTGCAGAGCACTAGTCTTTCTTCCCCAATGCTCTCAACTTGGCTTAGTCCATAACCCAACATGAGGCTCCCTCTAACTGGGGAGTTCCCAAACTCAGCCCCGCAAGGTGTGTGCTCCAGTTTTTAACTCATCACATAACAGGCAGATGGCCCCCTTCCCTGGAGCTTTGCCTTTGTTCTGCTGAACTCATTGCTGTTCAGCATGATGTGCAATGTCTTTCATAGCATCAGAATACATTACACCCAGCTGGCCACTCCAGGATGGCCTCCAGCACAGCACGAGATGGTGATAGTTACAGATATGTGTAATGGCATGGATTTACGTACCTAGGGAGCCTTACTGGTGGAGACTTAGTTGTCTCCCAGCATCTGTGCAGttaggcaatttttttttgtagattggaTAGACTTGAGCATTTCAATTCTGCTGACGCTGCACTTCAGCACTACAGTCTTTTGTTGATTTGGACAAGAAGTAGCACTGAGGATCGGGGCATTTGCTCCATGCTGGACAATTTATTCCATAGACAGCTCTTACATTTTTGACCTAGGATTTCTATGACTGACCAAAAggattatttctttgaaaaaaatcaaggtgATTAAGCTATCTAAACTTTGGTTCCCTTATTTCTCACAAAGTACTATTTAAGGTCTATGTTTACAATCAATTTCAGATAGTCATTAGGGACACAGTGCAGAAGGCTGCTCGGTCTAGAGGAGATACCCGACATTTTTAAGTATCAAGCAATTGCTGCAATGTCCTAAGAGTGAgttaaaaggacattttttttgttgtttgttttactgaATCTAAATACAGGTTTGTGCAGAACCTAGAGGGCCATGTTCCTAAACTGTGCATAAAGCCATTAGTATTATACTGTTAAAGGTAGGAGACTAGAGAGCAGATGAACTCTTCTGTTAGGAATAAGACTGATGGATGGGCAGTTGTCAAAACAAACTTAATAGCTTACCATTAATGTAGGCACATTGATTTTCCCTCAAAACTCGTTCTGATTTCTTAGCCATTTCACCATTCCCTTTTTTCTCAGGCCATTCAAACAGAGTTTCCTTTAGATTTCCCTGGAGGATCTTCATAAAGCAGTGTGAGTCAGTGTGATCATGGATGCTGCTATATATGTAAAAAGAATAACCAAACTCAGTGTGatatacatatttaatttcaGTACAGTTCAGACAGATGGCATAGCATATTCATCTGGACATAGCCCTAGAATGAAATGCCATTGCACAAAagtcttaggaaaaaaagattcacAGTGACTAAGGTATGCCTACTTAAAACTGCTACTTTAGAAATGTATTGGGATAAGCTCACACACAGCAGGACTTGGAGAAGAGTCAGATATTGATCAATCTATGACTTTGCCACAAAGAAGTACAAAGGATGTCTCgaggagggaggaggacagaaaAATTCTTCAGAATGCAAAAACTCTTGTGGGCCAAGAAACAAAATGACGCTTTCCACAGTCACCGCAGGCAGAGGCTGGTATAAACTTGCAAGTATACCTGATATTTGCAGATCCACCATGCTCGCTCCCGAAACATGGGAGAAATTAGCTACTTCTGCTTAATTTCTATGGTCTCTTTAATGCTGGGGCGCACAAGcatttgttgaagaaaaaaatgctgtactTCTCACTCTGATAGTACTAAGTACAACCAGCTACAGTAAGCTGTTAATTTCACTAGTTTCGCAGAACATGAAGAAAACAGCAGGATCTGGTATGATTTATTTGCTTGCTAGATCTGTCTCCTTGCCCCGAAGTATGTTTTAGTTGCTACATTTGGAGACATATGGGCTTGATATGTAGtagtttagttttggttttattttttttaaaatagaggaCTAA encodes:
- the CDO1 gene encoding cysteine dioxygenase type 1 isoform X1 translates to MEQPVQTETWKAQSLEELVRILHRIFAEDKVSVEEVQALMESYESNPEEWLQYAKFDQYRYTRNLVDNGNGKFNLMILCWGEGHGSSIHDHTDSHCFMKILQGNLKETLFEWPEKKGNGEMAKKSERVLRENQCAYINDSIGLHRVENISHTESAVSLHLYSPPFDSCNTFDQRTGHKHKVKMTFYSQFGERTLCATAVPQENN
- the CDO1 gene encoding cysteine dioxygenase type 1 isoform X2, coding for MEQPVQTETWKAQSLEELVRILHRIFAEDKVSVEEVQALMESYESNPEEWLQYAKFDQYRYTRNLVDNGNGKFNLMILCWGEGHGSSIHDHTDSHCFMKILQGNLKETLFEWPEKKGNGEMAKKSERVLRENQCAYINDSIGLHRVENISHTESAVSLHLYSPPFDSCNTFDQRTGHKHKVKMTFYSQFGERTLCVKHTGNSSAAGEQLRSTSMCLHKTC